In Saccharothrix violaceirubra, the following are encoded in one genomic region:
- a CDS encoding FdhF/YdeP family oxidoreductase, translated as MDRNPPEHDIDETRLDVGEPKRWAAGLPGVAVSLKRGVEQMGVVRTATTLRLLNQREGFDCPGCAWPEPQGHRRLAEFCENGAKAVAEEATRRRVGPEFFAAHPVAELATRPDYWLGQQGRLTDPVVLREGATHYEPISWGDAFSLIGEKLRGLPGPDQALFYTSGRTSNEAAFLYQLMVRSFGTNNLPDCSNMCHESSGAALSETTGIGKGSVSIADFDRADLIVVVGQNPGTNHPRMLSALESAKRNGARVVAVNPLPEAGLLRFKNPQNVRGVVGRGTALADDFLQIRLGGDQALFAAAGNLLLSWDAADADFVAHYTDGYADYVEQTKALDWAAVDEATGLPRAEIEHFARLLADSERTIFCWAMGLTQHKHAVRAIREIANVALLRGMIGKPGAGLCPVRGHSNVQGDRTMGIWEKMPEKFLAALETEFGITVPREHGHDTVASIRAMRDGTAKVFFAVGGNFASASPDTAVTEAALRSCELTVQVSTKLNRSHVVHGRTALILPTLGRTEADLQHSGEQFVTVEDSMSVVHRSRGRLTPASDRLLSEVSILCRLARELLGPDHPVPWEDFERDYDLIRDRISRVVPGCADYNERVRRPDGFVLPHAPRDAREFTGTRSGKAHFSAHELEVLKVPTGRLLLQTLRSHDQYNTTIYGLDDRYRGVKDGRRVVFVSPADLDELDLLDGHYVDLVSEWPDDPTGIVERRAERFRVVAYPTARGCAAAYFPEANPLVPLDSTADVSGTPTSKSIVVRLERLPD; from the coding sequence CGGCTCGCCGAGTTCTGCGAGAACGGCGCCAAGGCGGTCGCCGAGGAGGCCACCCGGCGCCGGGTCGGGCCGGAGTTCTTCGCCGCGCACCCGGTCGCCGAACTGGCGACCAGGCCGGACTACTGGCTCGGGCAACAGGGCCGGCTCACCGATCCGGTGGTGCTGCGCGAGGGGGCCACGCACTACGAACCGATCTCGTGGGGCGACGCGTTCTCGTTGATCGGTGAGAAGCTGCGCGGGCTGCCCGGTCCGGATCAGGCGCTCTTCTACACCTCGGGTCGCACCAGCAACGAGGCCGCGTTCCTCTACCAGCTCATGGTGCGGTCGTTCGGCACGAACAACCTGCCCGACTGCTCCAACATGTGCCACGAGTCGTCCGGCGCCGCGCTGTCGGAGACGACCGGCATCGGCAAGGGCTCGGTGAGCATCGCCGACTTCGACCGCGCGGACCTGATCGTGGTCGTGGGCCAGAACCCCGGCACCAACCACCCGCGCATGCTGTCCGCGCTGGAGAGCGCCAAGCGCAACGGTGCCCGGGTCGTCGCGGTCAACCCGTTGCCCGAGGCCGGGTTGCTGCGGTTCAAGAACCCGCAGAACGTGCGTGGCGTGGTCGGCCGCGGCACGGCGTTGGCCGACGACTTCCTCCAGATCCGGCTCGGCGGCGACCAGGCCCTGTTCGCCGCGGCGGGCAACCTGCTGCTGTCGTGGGACGCGGCCGACGCCGACTTCGTGGCGCACTACACCGACGGGTACGCCGACTACGTCGAGCAGACCAAGGCGCTCGACTGGGCCGCCGTCGACGAGGCCACCGGCCTGCCGCGCGCCGAGATCGAGCACTTCGCCCGGCTGCTGGCCGACTCCGAGCGGACGATCTTCTGCTGGGCCATGGGCCTTACGCAGCACAAGCACGCCGTGCGCGCCATCCGCGAGATCGCGAACGTGGCCCTGCTGCGCGGCATGATCGGCAAGCCGGGCGCGGGCCTCTGCCCGGTGCGCGGGCATTCCAACGTGCAGGGCGACCGGACGATGGGCATCTGGGAGAAGATGCCGGAGAAGTTCCTGGCCGCCCTGGAGACCGAGTTCGGCATCACCGTGCCGCGCGAGCACGGGCACGACACCGTCGCGTCGATCCGGGCCATGCGGGACGGCACGGCCAAGGTGTTCTTCGCGGTGGGCGGCAACTTCGCGTCCGCGTCGCCGGACACGGCCGTCACGGAAGCCGCGCTGCGCTCGTGCGAACTGACCGTGCAGGTCTCCACGAAGCTCAACCGGTCGCACGTCGTGCACGGCCGCACCGCGCTGATCCTGCCCACGCTGGGCCGCACCGAGGCCGACCTCCAGCACTCCGGCGAGCAGTTCGTCACGGTCGAGGACTCGATGTCCGTCGTGCACCGGTCGCGGGGCCGGTTGACGCCGGCGAGCGACCGGCTGCTGTCCGAGGTCTCGATCCTGTGCCGGCTCGCCCGCGAGCTGCTCGGGCCCGACCACCCGGTGCCGTGGGAGGACTTCGAGCGGGACTACGACCTGATCCGCGACCGGATCTCCCGGGTCGTGCCCGGCTGCGCCGACTACAACGAGCGGGTCCGGCGGCCGGACGGGTTCGTGCTGCCGCACGCGCCGCGCGACGCCCGCGAGTTCACCGGCACACGGTCGGGCAAGGCGCACTTCTCCGCGCACGAGCTGGAGGTGCTCAAGGTCCCGACCGGTCGACTGCTGTTGCAGACGTTGCGCAGCCACGACCAGTACAACACCACGATCTACGGCCTCGACGACCGCTACCGGGGCGTGAAGGACGGTCGCCGCGTGGTGTTCGTCAGCCCGGCCGACCTGGACGAGCTGGACCTGCTGGACGGGCACTACGTCGACCTGGTCTCGGAGTGGCCCGACGACCCGACCGGGATCGTGGAGCGCCGGGCCGAGCGGTTCCGGGTGGTGGCCTACCCGACGGCACGCGGGTGTGCGGCGGCGTACTTCCCGGAGGCGAACCCGTTGGTGCCGTTGGATTCCACGGCGGACGTGTCGGGCACGCCCACGTCGAAGTCGATCGTGGTGCGGCTGGAGCGGCTGCCGGACTGA
- a CDS encoding phytoene desaturase family protein, with amino-acid sequence MDSDYDVVVVGGGHNGLVAAAYLARAGHSVLVLEKLGHVGGAAVGEHAFAGVPARLSRYSYLVSLLPDRIVADLGLRIALRSRAVSSYTPEGDLLVERTPGERTRASFRALTGSDAEFSAWCDFYDDVAKFAAVVAPTLLEPVPTRAELRSRVDRRVWERLVDRPLGETIEETFAHDVVRGVVATDGLIGTHASAHDPRANRCFLYHLVGNGTGEWRVPVGGMGAVTAELARVAREAGAEVVTGAEVSTVDADGRVAEVGFGGRRVGARFVLSGVAPGTLDALRGRTPRPVAEGCQVKLNMVLERLPRLKSGVDPREAFAGTLHLDESYSRLETAYRESASGALPEVLPAEMYCHTLTDPSILAPGLVERGWHTLTLFGLHTPASLFAGGGHEDLAARYLAGLDRVLAEPVADCLARDRDGRPCVEVRTPSDLEAELGLPRGNIFHGDLDWPFGDDGRWGVETDVANLFVCGSGARRGGGVSGIGGHNAAMAVLEAFQ; translated from the coding sequence GTGGACTCCGACTACGACGTGGTGGTGGTCGGCGGCGGGCACAACGGGCTCGTCGCGGCGGCGTACCTGGCCCGCGCCGGGCATTCGGTGCTCGTGCTGGAGAAGCTCGGCCACGTCGGCGGCGCGGCGGTCGGCGAGCACGCGTTCGCGGGCGTGCCGGCCCGGCTGTCCCGCTACTCGTACCTGGTCAGCCTGCTGCCGGACCGGATCGTGGCCGATCTGGGGCTGCGGATCGCGCTGCGGTCGCGTGCGGTGTCCTCGTACACGCCGGAAGGCGACCTGCTGGTCGAGCGGACGCCGGGGGAGCGGACGCGGGCGTCGTTCCGCGCGCTGACGGGATCGGACGCGGAGTTCTCGGCGTGGTGTGATTTCTACGACGACGTGGCGAAGTTCGCGGCCGTCGTGGCGCCGACGCTGCTGGAACCCGTGCCGACCCGGGCGGAATTGCGGTCACGGGTGGACCGGCGGGTGTGGGAGCGCCTGGTGGACCGGCCGCTCGGCGAGACGATCGAGGAGACGTTCGCGCACGACGTGGTGCGCGGCGTCGTCGCCACCGACGGGCTGATCGGCACGCACGCGTCGGCGCACGACCCGCGGGCGAACCGGTGCTTCCTCTACCACCTGGTGGGCAACGGCACGGGGGAGTGGCGGGTCCCGGTCGGCGGGATGGGTGCGGTCACGGCCGAACTCGCCCGCGTGGCGCGGGAAGCCGGCGCGGAGGTCGTGACCGGTGCCGAAGTGTCCACTGTGGACGCCGATGGTCGGGTGGCCGAGGTGGGCTTCGGCGGACGCCGCGTCGGCGCGCGGTTCGTGCTGTCGGGCGTGGCGCCCGGCACGCTGGACGCGTTGCGCGGACGTACGCCCCGGCCGGTGGCGGAAGGCTGCCAGGTCAAGCTGAACATGGTCCTGGAACGCCTGCCCCGGCTGAAGTCGGGCGTGGATCCCCGTGAGGCGTTCGCGGGGACCTTGCACCTCGACGAGTCCTACAGCCGCCTGGAGACCGCGTACCGGGAGAGCGCGTCGGGCGCGCTGCCCGAGGTGCTGCCCGCCGAGATGTACTGCCACACGCTGACCGACCCGTCGATCCTGGCGCCGGGGCTCGTCGAGCGGGGGTGGCACACGCTCACCCTGTTCGGCCTGCACACGCCCGCGTCCCTGTTCGCGGGCGGCGGCCACGAGGACCTGGCCGCCCGCTACCTCGCCGGGCTCGACCGCGTGCTCGCCGAGCCGGTCGCGGACTGCCTGGCCCGCGACCGCGACGGCCGCCCGTGCGTCGAGGTCCGCACCCCGTCGGACCTGGAGGCGGAACTGGGTCTGCCACGCGGCAACATCTTCCACGGCGACCTGGACTGGCCGTTCGGCGACGACGGGCGCTGGGGCGTGGAGACCGACGTGGCGAACCTGTTCGTGTGCGGTTCGGGCGCGCGGCGTGGCGGTGGCGTGAGCGGGATCGGCGGCCACAACGCCGCGATGGCGGTCCTAGAAGCCTTCCAGTAG
- the fdhD gene encoding formate dehydrogenase accessory sulfurtransferase FdhD, producing the protein MGRVTVRRPVVTYARGARRDRVDALAAEEPLELRVAGKALTVTMRTPGQDVELAHGFLLGEGVVGGLADIATARFCAGTGPDGLNTYNVLDIALAAGVEPPDVGVERNFYTTSSCGVCGKASLDAVRLKTRFSPAADAATVTVDVLTGLPDALRAKQKVFASTGGLHAAGLFTADGRALVVREDVGRHNAVDKVLGWALLDGRVPVAGGVLMVSGRASFELVQKAAMAGVPVLAAVSAPSSLAVELAAEQGITLIGFLRGDSFNVYTGAHRVVG; encoded by the coding sequence ATGGGGCGGGTCACCGTACGCCGACCGGTCGTCACCTACGCGCGGGGCGCGCGGCGTGACCGGGTCGACGCGCTCGCCGCCGAGGAACCGCTGGAGCTGAGGGTGGCCGGGAAGGCACTGACCGTCACCATGCGCACCCCCGGCCAGGACGTCGAACTGGCGCACGGGTTCCTGCTCGGCGAAGGAGTCGTCGGCGGCCTCGCCGACATCGCGACCGCGCGGTTCTGCGCGGGCACCGGCCCCGACGGGCTCAACACGTACAACGTCCTCGACATCGCCCTCGCGGCCGGAGTCGAACCGCCCGACGTAGGTGTGGAGCGCAATTTCTACACCACGTCGTCGTGCGGCGTATGCGGCAAGGCGTCGCTGGACGCGGTCCGGCTCAAGACCCGCTTCTCCCCCGCCGCCGACGCCGCGACCGTGACCGTCGACGTGCTCACCGGGCTGCCGGACGCGTTGCGCGCCAAGCAGAAGGTGTTCGCGTCCACCGGCGGCCTGCACGCGGCCGGGCTGTTCACCGCCGACGGTCGGGCGCTGGTGGTGCGCGAGGACGTCGGCCGACACAACGCCGTGGACAAGGTGCTCGGCTGGGCGTTGCTCGACGGGCGCGTGCCGGTGGCCGGCGGCGTGCTCATGGTGTCCGGGCGGGCCTCGTTCGAACTGGTGCAGAAGGCCGCGATGGCGGGCGTCCCGGTGCTGGCGGCGGTGTCCGCGCCGTCGTCCCTGGCCGTGGAACTGGCCGCGGAGCAGGGGATCACGCTCATCGGGTTCCTGCGCGGCGATTCGTTCAACGTGTACACGGGCGCGCACCGGGTGGTCGGGTGA